The Acyrthosiphon pisum isolate AL4f unplaced genomic scaffold, pea_aphid_22Mar2018_4r6ur Scaffold_14040;HRSCAF=14685, whole genome shotgun sequence genome contains the following window.
TTTAGAATAAGAAACAATAATGATCAAAGCAATATTGGTCTTTAACAATTACGGAAAGCCTAGACTTTCTAAATtctatcaatattttgtaagtatctacttaattaaataaaaaataagatattcaGTGCATAATAACTTTTTcaatcattgaaatatttgaaaatagaaTGAAGACATGCAACAGCAAATTATTAAGGAGACATTTCAGTTGGTTTCCAAACGAGATGACAATGTTTGCAACTTTCTTGAAGGTGGAaggtaattttaaagtttaacgattaaattaccaatatacaaattttattatggtttattctaagaatatttaattttcatttttagtctCATTGGAGGATCTGATTACAAACTGATTTATCGTCATTATGCTACACTGTATTTCGTGTTTTGTGTAGATTCGTCTGAATCAGAACTTGGTATTCTTGATTTAATTCAAGTATTTGTTGAAACACTcgataaatgttttgaaaacgtTTGTGAACTCGATCTTATATTTCACGTCGACaaggtaatattatgattgattaacaaacaattatttacacagtaaaaaaaattatgatacccATCTATAACCCTGTCTATAACTCAACtctcattattttaaacagcgttttttcattttcttttttctataatattgttttaatatttttttaatatttgttgaagtGAATTTGATGTTTATCCTATTCTAAGTTTAAATACACTCAAAATCTCTTATAACATAACCAGATACAACAATATTCTAAGTTTAACAGTTCTCATCAATGTATTTGGTTGGTTTTTAATCGCATGTGCAGTAATTctattcatataatcatatacaatgataatctggaaataacaattgtttacaatgattttttgtCACAACGTTTGCGATCTATTGGGCATTTTTTTCCAATCAGAAACAAAACACTATagctgattattttttttagcaaaaactcatatttatgtaataagattcacataatattactgCAAGTTAATatgctttatataatatgtatgtcaattaaatcaatttatacattttaaaaataatgccaACAGTGTTTattagttagaaaaaaaaatcataattatgacTTATGTAATAAGTCATAGGGACCTATAAAtatgcacatattttttttttgcttataattttcatagatacaaatattttaccttaatatatttttatattttataatttttcctaaatatttattaataaaaacgataaattGTCAACTAGggattttaaaaacacaatataataatacctagtgaaaattcaaaataaaatatgtacattacctaccttaatatatttattatttttatttccaaattttcattttgtattataaacttatcattattatattataaacttatcatTATTCACcaaatatgctttaaaaattggtaaaattatgaaataatatgcacctaAAACCACAAAATctctaaatatgcaaatatgcactataaaactttaataatttttttcgtagtgttgtgaaaataatttcaaattatatatgatgtttcaaatttataaatttataaacattttttttttttttttcggaaaattgGGTATATCAAGAAATAAGGGTATAACAATTTGATTCTTTAGAACCCTTGATCAGTtagtgaatttaaatttaattaatttagcttattaaaaactaaacatttttttttatagattcattacattttaaatgaactAGTAATGGGTGGGATGGTTCTAGAAACTAATATGACTGAAATACTTTCAAGAATagaagaacaaaataaattggaGAAACAAGAAGTAtgactaaatttaataaattaaagaatttttgatagtttttacttcaaaataatatttttatttaacttatttcaatattgtttagGCGGGTCTTGCTGGTGCACCATCTAGAGCTGT
Protein-coding sequences here:
- the LOC100570086 gene encoding AP-3 complex subunit sigma-1, translating into MIKAILVFNNYGKPRLSKFYQYFNEDMQQQIIKETFQLVSKRDDNVCNFLEGGSLIGGSDYKLIYRHYATLYFVFCVDSSESELGILDLIQVFVETLDKCFENVCELDLIFHVDKIHYILNELVMGGMVLETNMTEILSRIEEQNKLEKQEAGLAGAPSRAVSAMKNMNIPQQLKDMKLPDLPQAIKELKF